Proteins from one Mus pahari chromosome 10, PAHARI_EIJ_v1.1, whole genome shotgun sequence genomic window:
- the Higd1a gene encoding HIG1 domain family member 1A, mitochondrial: MSTNTDLSLSSYDEGQGSKFIRKAKETPFVPIGMAGFAAIVAYGLYKLKSRGNTKMSIHLIHMRVAAQGFVVGAMTLGMGYSMYQEFWAKPKPKP, from the exons ATGTCAACCAACAcagacctttctctctcttcatacGATGAAGGTCAGGGGTCTAAGTTTATTCGGAAAGCTAAGGAAACACCGTTTGTCCCCATTG GAATGGCGGGCTTTGCAGCTATTGTTGCCTATGGGTTGTACAAGCTGAAGAGCAGAGGAAATACAAAGATGTCCATTCACTTGATCCACATGCGTGTAGCAGCCCAGGGCTTTGTTGTGGGGGCCATGACTCTTG gtatGGGCTACTCCATGTATCAGGAATTCTGGGCCAAGCCTAAGCCTAAGCCTTAG